GTCGCCGTGGTCGCGGAGCCGGGCGAAGAAGCCCAGCGGGTCGCGGACCAGCTGCCAGCCGTGGCCGAGGAGCGGGACACCGCCGCCCGCGAAGGGCGGATCGGGCAGCTCCCCGGCGTGGGGAGACGCGGGACGTACTGATTCGACGGTCATTTCTCACCTGCCGCTTCGTTGTTGACGTACGGGGGTGTGGAGCGGTCGTCCCAGTTGTCGACCATGTAACGGCCGGACTCGTGGTGGAACCAGTAGACGGAACTGAACCAGTTCCGCATATTGCCGAGGCAGGCACTCACGGCGGTGCTGATTTGCTTTCCCCGCGCGCTGCCGTCGTCGATCGATTCGGCGAACCTGTGCACTTCCTGTTCCGCCGCGAGGAATTCCAGGACGGACCTCTCGACCCGTCCCCTGACTTCCGTGATGGCCTCTTCGAGTGTCAGTCCCTCATGCCGGATAAGACTGATCCCGAGATTGTGCACCTCGTCGCCCGCGAGTTCCTTCGGGAGCGAGCAGAGGTCGTTGTACCAGGCGGCGAATTCCTGGCTCAGCAGCGCCGCCCGGCGGAATGCGGGGTGTTTCCTCACCACACCGGGGAGTTCGCATCCCGCGCTCGGTTCCAGGAGGTCGGTCCAGATCCAGTGCGCGAAGGTGAGCCGCCTGAGTTCCAGGTATTCCTCGACCTTCGGCACGGTTCCGTTTGTACGGTTTCGGAATTCGCGGTCGTACGCGTCGATCACCTCGTGGAAGTGCCGCGCGAAGCGGGCGTTCCACCTCCTGCCAAGGAACGAGTAGAGGCGCAGCACACTGTCCGCGAACCCCGCGACCAGCGGGTCCCGGTGGTACAGATACAGCCCGGGTGCGTCCAGCGCCGCGTGGAGCCGGCCTTTGAGATGTCGCCAGGAAGCGGGACGGCCGTGCACGATGTCCCGGTCGTGGCGGTCGTCCCAGACGAAGAACCAGGCACTGAAGTCCGCTATCGCCTGGAGTACGTCGTCCGGGGCGCCGAGGTAGTACCCGGCCATGAGGTCGGTGTAGCAAAGGCCGTCGGCATATTCGGCGACCTTGTCCGCCGACATGAGGCGTTTTTCCAGCA
The DNA window shown above is from Streptomyces sp. NBC_01451 and carries:
- the cyc1 gene encoding epi-isozizaene synthase, with amino-acid sequence MPAFPRSTSPATPAVAIPPSLALPVIEAAFPRQLHPYWPRLQEKTKGWLLEKRLMSADKVAEYADGLCYTDLMAGYYLGAPDDVLQAIADFSAWFFVWDDRHDRDIVHGRPASWRHLKGRLHAALDAPGLYLYHRDPLVAGFADSVLRLYSFLGRRWNARFARHFHEVIDAYDREFRNRTNGTVPKVEEYLELRRLTFAHWIWTDLLEPSAGCELPGVVRKHPAFRRAALLSQEFAAWYNDLCSLPKELAGDEVHNLGISLIRHEGLTLEEAITEVRGRVERSVLEFLAAEQEVHRFAESIDDGSARGKQISTAVSACLGNMRNWFSSVYWFHHESGRYMVDNWDDRSTPPYVNNEAAGEK